From one Mytilus edulis chromosome 1, xbMytEdul2.2, whole genome shotgun sequence genomic stretch:
- the LOC139494243 gene encoding uncharacterized protein isoform X2: protein MHIVFLVMISLYCFGRSLSELVCNIQNISDQTIYRLEKFNKTCIDRGPRFCIPDMFSSRVQKNVKPSNIKLIPENKTWIISWESPKARDYTELNGFIIIILAGFDDIHMYHLKITRRVRTEYFKIKCSFTTTRPNDIPVVGEVCVQTLPRSQFITQKKDYELCYNINYLKTTQGTAKLFLPSLSPNLITNDPIEVTNIDHLSGSSTNNDGIIGGVAVSACLILSVIIGVLFYKHYRCKVKSEPSEVYQQTEQHSNDFSHSDDTSNIDVDDCPVHGGVKHNVTGSIDTEDYNIHPVSYPIDRHYRRGNHLHSAFYEVQNTSYLQNTYRLSNSNKSAILDSELNKQILDINFK, encoded by the exons ATGCACATTGTATTTCTTGTTATGATTTCTCTATATTGCTTTGGTAGGAGTTTATCGGAACTTGTTTGTAACATCCAAAACATCTCTGATCAG ACAATTTATCGATTGGAAAAATTTAACAAGACATGCATTGATAGAGGTCCTAGATTTTGCATACCAG ATATGTTCAGCAGTCGAGTGCAAAAAAATGTAAAGCCAAGTAATATTAAGTTAATCCCCGAAAACAAAACTTGGATTATTTCGTGGGAATCTCCAAAAGCCAGAGACTACACTG AATTAAACGGATTCATTATCATAATACTTGCTGGGTTTGACGATATACATATGTACCACTTAAAAATTACCCGACGTGTTAGAACTGAG tattttaagataaaatgttcATTTACAACAACAAGACCAAACGATATACCAGTTGTTGGTGAAGTCTGCGTTCAAACATTACCCAGGTCTCAGTTTATAACTCAGAAGAAGGATTATGAGCTTTGTtacaatataaattatttaaaaacaacacaAG GTACAGCCAAACTATTTTTACCGTCGTTATCACCCAATCTGATTACCAACGACCCGATCGAAGTCACAAACATTGACCATTTATCGGGATCAAGCACTAACAATGATGGTATAATCGGAGGAGTGGCTGTATCAGCTTGTCTCATACTGTCAGTCATCATAGGGGTACTGTTTTATAAGCATT aCCGCTGTAAAGTGAAAAGTGAACCATCTGAAG tTTATCAACAAACAGAACAGCATTCCAATGATTTTAGTCATTCAGATGACACTTCAAATATAGATGTCGACGATTGTCCGGTCCATGGTGGTGTGAAGCATAATGTTACAGGCTCTATTGATACAGAAGACTATAATATTCATCCAGTTTCATACCCGATAGACAGACACTATAGAAGAGGCAATCATTTACATTCAGCCTTTTATGAAGTGCAGAATACATCATATTTGCAAAATACATATCGTTTATCAAACAGTAACAAATCAGCAATTTTAGATTCAGAACTTAACAAGCAAATACTTGACATCAATTTTAAATAG
- the LOC139494243 gene encoding uncharacterized protein isoform X1, protein MHIVFLVMISLYCFGRSLSELVCNIQNISDQTIYRLEKFNKTCIDRGPRFCIPDMFSSRVQKNVKPSNIKLIPENKTWIISWESPKARDYTELNGFIIIILAGFDDIHMYHLKITRRVRTEVNGQPQYFKIKCSFTTTRPNDIPVVGEVCVQTLPRSQFITQKKDYELCYNINYLKTTQGTAKLFLPSLSPNLITNDPIEVTNIDHLSGSSTNNDGIIGGVAVSACLILSVIIGVLFYKHYRCKVKSEPSEVYQQTEQHSNDFSHSDDTSNIDVDDCPVHGGVKHNVTGSIDTEDYNIHPVSYPIDRHYRRGNHLHSAFYEVQNTSYLQNTYRLSNSNKSAILDSELNKQILDINFK, encoded by the exons ATGCACATTGTATTTCTTGTTATGATTTCTCTATATTGCTTTGGTAGGAGTTTATCGGAACTTGTTTGTAACATCCAAAACATCTCTGATCAG ACAATTTATCGATTGGAAAAATTTAACAAGACATGCATTGATAGAGGTCCTAGATTTTGCATACCAG ATATGTTCAGCAGTCGAGTGCAAAAAAATGTAAAGCCAAGTAATATTAAGTTAATCCCCGAAAACAAAACTTGGATTATTTCGTGGGAATCTCCAAAAGCCAGAGACTACACTG AATTAAACGGATTCATTATCATAATACTTGCTGGGTTTGACGATATACATATGTACCACTTAAAAATTACCCGACGTGTTAGAACTGAGGTAAATGGTCAACCACAG tattttaagataaaatgttcATTTACAACAACAAGACCAAACGATATACCAGTTGTTGGTGAAGTCTGCGTTCAAACATTACCCAGGTCTCAGTTTATAACTCAGAAGAAGGATTATGAGCTTTGTtacaatataaattatttaaaaacaacacaAG GTACAGCCAAACTATTTTTACCGTCGTTATCACCCAATCTGATTACCAACGACCCGATCGAAGTCACAAACATTGACCATTTATCGGGATCAAGCACTAACAATGATGGTATAATCGGAGGAGTGGCTGTATCAGCTTGTCTCATACTGTCAGTCATCATAGGGGTACTGTTTTATAAGCATT aCCGCTGTAAAGTGAAAAGTGAACCATCTGAAG tTTATCAACAAACAGAACAGCATTCCAATGATTTTAGTCATTCAGATGACACTTCAAATATAGATGTCGACGATTGTCCGGTCCATGGTGGTGTGAAGCATAATGTTACAGGCTCTATTGATACAGAAGACTATAATATTCATCCAGTTTCATACCCGATAGACAGACACTATAGAAGAGGCAATCATTTACATTCAGCCTTTTATGAAGTGCAGAATACATCATATTTGCAAAATACATATCGTTTATCAAACAGTAACAAATCAGCAATTTTAGATTCAGAACTTAACAAGCAAATACTTGACATCAATTTTAAATAG